Proteins encoded within one genomic window of Sorex araneus isolate mSorAra2 chromosome 9, mSorAra2.pri, whole genome shotgun sequence:
- the LOC101550689 gene encoding disintegrin and metalloproteinase domain-containing protein 1b-like, whose protein sequence is MKGLRPNRTSLGPSCVGVGNMLAWAMLIFLPRLSCDPGSVSDSSYEKAIPRNLTVRDREDSGEVASYELVMHGQRQRMHLEVQRDYFASDFPVFSYHGGILRHEQPFTPHDCHYEGHLEGVLGSFVSVSTCAGLRGILIKDEQYYGIEPADPSEGLEHVLYPTVQQSQTSCSSVAHTNHRQEEPGGPRQDSRKPSRVQAQSSLWSRTKYVEMFVVVSHQRFQMWDSDIRETVQKVMDIIALANSYTRGINTEVVLAGVEIWTEGDPIEIRADLQETLRNFNSWRRAQLSHRAPHDVAHLIVGHGAAEDSGQAFFSGACSSEFAAAVESFPHEDVLLFVALLVHELGHNLGIGHDRAACVCKSQHSCLMHKNISQETGFSNCSSDDYYRFLQAHGESCLFNKPPSPSRQRRQALCGNGKQEGHEECDCGDQCASSRCCTSSCKLKGQVECGGGDCCSEDCKVQPKGYVCRADVLDCDLPEYCDGVSSECPQDLHKVDGSKCEEMYMCSDGKCKSHNSQCKALFGDSATSASESCYIRVNKQGNRFGNCGRASSVDMTYTKCSRENMYCGKIVCTNVDVLPNIEEYYTVSSFWHDGSYCWTMDAYRTDDIPDRGDIDDETGCHPEKACQESTCADFVPNLSCRVEQCNLHGVCNNLNKCHCFAGFAPPTCAQRGAGGSEDGGSPVEPDASNPKKDKGSSTGDKGLSMAVLSALLFLLLLTLIIIISAIIFSKKREPPPPTSQEAEELTEETPESEEPEEEERGVEQEEGKEEN, encoded by the coding sequence ATGAAGGGCTTGAGACCGAACCGGACCTCGCTGGGACCTTCGTGTGTCGGGGTGGGGAACATGCTGGCCTGGGCCATGCTGATTTTCCTGCCACGCTTGTCCTGTGATCCAGGATCAGTCTCTGACTCTTCCTATGAAAAAGCCATTCCCAGGAATCTGACAGTTCGTGACAGGGAAGACTCGGGGGAAGTGGCGTCCTACGAGCTAGTCATGCATGGCCAGAGGCAGCGCATGCACCTGGAGGTGCAGAGAGACTATTTTGCGAGTGACTTCCCAGTCTTTTCCTACCACGGCGGCATTCTGAGGCATGAACAGCCTTTCACCCCACACGACTGTCACTATGAAGGCCACTTGGAAGGAGTACTGGGTTCTTTCGTTTCCGTCAGCACCTGCGCTGGCCTCAGAGGCATCCTGATTAAGGACGAACAGTACTACGGCATCGAGCCCGCAGACCCTTCCGAAGGGCTGGAACACGTGCTGTACCCCACGGTCCAGCAAAGCCAAACCTCGTGTAGCAGCGTTGCCCACACTAACCACCGCCAGGAGGAGCCTGGTGGCCCgcgacaggacagcaggaagCCCAGCAGAGTCCAGGCACAGTCCTCCTTGTGGTCCCGCACCAAGTACGTGGAGATGTTTGTTGTGGTCAGCCACCAGCGGTTCCAGATGTGGGACAGTGACATCCGTGAGACAGTGCAGAAGGTAATGGACATCATTGCCCTGGCCAACAGCTACACGAGGGGAATAAACACCGAGGTGGTGCTGGCCGGGGTGGAGATTTGGACCGAGGGCGACCCCATCGAGATCCGGGCAGACCTGCAGGAAACCCTCCGGAACTTCAACAGCTGGAGACGAGCGCAGCTCTCCCACCGAGCGCCACATGACGTGGCCCACCTGATCGTCGGGCACGGCGCTGCAGAGGACTCGGGCCAGGCATTCTTCAGTGGAGCCTGTTCAAGTGAGTTCGCGGCTGCCGTCGAATCCTTCCCCCACGAAGATGTGCTCCTGTTCGTGGCGCTCCTGGTCCACGAGCTCGGGCACAACTTGGGCATCGGGCACGACCGTGCTGCCTGCGTTTGTAAGAGTCAACACTCTTGCCTCATGCACAAGAATATCAGTCAAGAAACTGGCTTCAGCAACTGTAGCTCCGACGACTACTACCGCTTCCTCCAGGCGCACGGGGAGTCGTGCCTGTTCAACAAGCCTCCGAGTCCGAGCCGCCAGCGCCGGCAGGCCCTGTGTGGGAACGGGAAGCAGGAAGGCCACGAGGAGTGCGACTGCGGTGACCAGTGCGCCAGTAGCAGGTGCTGCACCAGCAGCTGTAAGCTGAAGGGCCAGGTGGAGTGCGGAGGCGGGGACTGCTGCAGCGAGGACTGTAAGGTCCAACCCAAGGGCTACGTATGCCGGGCTGATGTTCTGGACTGCGACCTCCCCGAGTACTGCGACGGGGTCAGCTCGGAGTGCCCCCAAGACCTCCACAAGGTGGATGGGTCCAAGTGCGAAGAGATGTACATGTGCTCTGACGGCAAGTGCAAGAGCCACAATTCGCAGTGCAAGGCGCTGTTTGGAGATTCTGCGACCTCGGCCTCAGAGAGCTGTTACATAAGAGTGAACAAGCAGGGGAACAGGTTTGGAAACTGCGGCCGTGCCAGCTCCGTGGACATGACATACACGAAGTGTTCAAGGGAAAATATGTATTGTGGGAAAATCGTATGTACAAATGTTGACGTGTTGCCAAACATCGAGGAGTATTATACAGTGAGTAGCTTCTGGCATGATGGCAGCTACTGCTGGACCATGGACGCCTATCGCACTGATGACATCCCTGACCGTGGGGACATAGATGATGAGACTGGCTGCCACCCAGAGAAAGCCTGTCAGGAAAGCACCTGTGCTGACTTCGTTCCCAATCTCTCCTGCAGAGTCGAGCAGTGTAACCTGCATGGGGTCTGTAACAATTTGAATAAGTGTCATTGCTTCGCAGGCTTTGCCCCTCCAACCTGCGCTCagagaggtgctgggggcagtgagGACGGTGGCTCCCCCGTCGAACCAGACGCCTCAAATCCAAAGAAAGATAAGGGCTCATCCACAGGTGACAAAGGGCTGAGCATGGCAGTCCTCAGCGCCCTTCTCTTTTTGCTTCTACTAACGTTAATCATAATTATCAGTGCCATCATATTTAGCAAAAAGCGAGAACCTCCTCCTCCAACATCGCAAGAAGCCGAAGAGCTCACAGAGGAGACCCCAGAGTCTGAAGAGCCAGAGGAAGAAGAGCGCGGGGTGGAacaggaagagggaaaggaagagaattaA